The Fodinicurvata sp. EGI_FJ10296 genome includes a region encoding these proteins:
- a CDS encoding M15 family metallopeptidase, with amino-acid sequence MDNLFMPSLTNTNLFLQTITLVCFASLQAEACQVTDYLAIETPRESEVAELDALRLAYTDIVVSPGGTAVSFDGQNWFDLGEIRDIPADAALRDPTIREQFKYRYPLDFDLSLREEPFFDPGRLRNGPFFNALYFADENAARASLDDVLEPALSDRPFQVTRKRNVSCQFRAALAELAASGEDYRAVFRGAGGGFNWRVISGTSRLSTHSFGIAIDVNADIGKYWQWTGARQGAVPTYNNEIPQALVRTMERYGFIWGGKWHHFDGMHFEYRPELILYSRIVTNLDRD; translated from the coding sequence ATGGACAATCTCTTCATGCCGTCTCTGACAAATACCAACTTATTTCTGCAAACAATAACACTTGTCTGCTTCGCCAGCCTGCAAGCTGAAGCGTGCCAGGTAACGGATTATCTCGCCATCGAAACGCCGCGGGAAAGCGAAGTGGCGGAGCTTGACGCACTGCGGCTTGCCTATACAGACATCGTTGTATCGCCCGGCGGCACGGCAGTCTCATTCGACGGGCAGAATTGGTTCGATTTAGGCGAAATTCGCGATATCCCTGCCGATGCGGCGCTGCGCGATCCGACAATCCGCGAGCAATTCAAATATCGCTACCCCCTGGACTTCGATCTGTCGCTTCGCGAAGAACCATTTTTCGATCCGGGTCGTCTGCGCAACGGACCGTTCTTCAATGCTCTCTATTTCGCCGACGAGAACGCTGCGCGCGCAAGTCTGGACGACGTGCTCGAACCCGCTTTATCCGATCGGCCCTTCCAGGTTACCCGAAAAAGAAACGTCTCCTGCCAATTCAGGGCGGCGCTCGCGGAATTGGCGGCATCGGGCGAAGATTACCGCGCCGTGTTCCGGGGCGCCGGAGGCGGGTTCAACTGGCGCGTGATAAGCGGGACATCAAGGCTAAGCACCCACAGCTTCGGAATCGCCATAGACGTCAATGCCGACATCGGCAAGTACTGGCAATGGACGGGCGCGAGGCAAGGAGCCGTTCCCACTTACAACAATGAAATTCCCCAGGCACTGGTCAGGACGATGGAGCGTTACGGATTTATCTGGGGCGGGAAATGGCACCATTTCGACGGAATGCATTTCGAGTATCGACCTGAACTGATTCTATATAGCCGAATTGTTACTAACCTAGATCGTGATTGA
- a CDS encoding DUF1343 domain-containing protein, protein MADWAHAALDRPDAWGDLVTGRRIGVVTTAASRSLEGSGTGPGKRPALGRRTDTVLAEAGATVARLFSPEHGLEGTLDPGESGGDSAGDDGVPVISLYGPRRRPEQRHLADLDAVVIDLPDAGCRAYTFSATMLGVAAAAAEAGVPAIVLDRPNPLGRTAAGPGLADERTAFVAPMNVPLRHGLTMGEMAMRDARERDYAPPTVIRCDWQGNPCPADAIWMPPSPGLPTSETAFGYAGTVLFEGTNISEGRGTTRPFLTVGAPFLSGEALNDKLAQTPLVGIDHWPITFRPAFFKHQGVLCGGIALHIADRRRADPIALVVRLFAAIARLAPDDVTASAFLERLSGGDDARRILLHGADPDEVLETWRIQATDFRRHRTAILLYPDDEAPP, encoded by the coding sequence ATGGCGGACTGGGCCCATGCCGCGCTGGACCGGCCCGACGCCTGGGGCGATCTCGTCACCGGTCGCCGGATCGGGGTCGTGACGACCGCAGCTTCGCGCAGCCTCGAAGGCTCCGGCACAGGACCCGGAAAGCGGCCGGCGCTCGGGCGCCGCACCGACACGGTGCTGGCAGAGGCCGGGGCGACCGTGGCGCGATTGTTCTCGCCGGAACACGGGCTGGAAGGAACGCTCGATCCCGGCGAATCGGGCGGCGACAGCGCCGGTGATGACGGCGTGCCTGTCATATCCCTCTATGGCCCCCGCCGCCGCCCGGAGCAGCGGCATCTGGCCGATCTGGATGCGGTCGTGATCGATCTGCCCGATGCCGGATGCCGGGCCTATACCTTTTCTGCAACCATGCTTGGTGTCGCGGCCGCCGCCGCGGAAGCAGGCGTACCGGCGATCGTCCTCGACCGCCCCAACCCACTTGGCCGAACAGCCGCCGGGCCGGGCCTCGCCGATGAACGAACCGCCTTTGTCGCGCCGATGAACGTCCCGCTACGCCACGGCCTGACCATGGGCGAAATGGCCATGCGCGATGCCCGCGAGCGCGACTATGCGCCACCGACCGTAATACGCTGCGACTGGCAGGGCAATCCGTGCCCCGCCGACGCCATCTGGATGCCGCCCTCGCCCGGCCTGCCGACCAGTGAAACGGCGTTCGGGTATGCCGGGACCGTCCTTTTCGAAGGCACGAATATCAGCGAGGGGCGCGGCACCACGCGCCCGTTTCTGACCGTCGGAGCGCCATTTCTGTCCGGCGAGGCGCTGAACGACAAACTTGCGCAAACGCCTCTCGTTGGCATCGATCATTGGCCGATCACGTTTCGTCCGGCGTTCTTCAAACATCAGGGTGTCCTGTGCGGCGGCATCGCGCTGCACATCGCCGATCGGCGGCGGGCCGATCCGATTGCGCTCGTCGTCAGGCTTTTCGCGGCGATCGCCCGGCTGGCGCCGGACGACGTCACGGCCTCGGCGTTCCTTGAGCGGCTCAGCGGTGGCGACGACGCGCGCCGGATTCTCCTGCACGGCGCCGATCCCGACGAGGTCCTGGAAACCTGGCGCATTCAGGCCACCGATTTCCGCCGACACCGGACCGCGATACTGCTTTATCCCGACGATGAAGCGCCGCCCTGA